A genomic stretch from Podospora pseudoanserina strain CBS 124.78 chromosome 3, whole genome shotgun sequence includes:
- the DDI1 gene encoding DNA damage-inducible protein 1 (COG:L; MEROPS:MER0030081; EggNog:ENOG503NWPK), translating into MRITLTITNAETQADDQDLLSLDVYPEMTIETLRSSIQVETGHPSTSQHLYHNGKLINDNSKTLAELNVDDGDMMALHVRDIRGSTGIPTGQGEAGPSRQQAQAPSGAQDPETVRLQILGNPALRREVENSSPQWAGALDDPVRFAQIFNSQYDVERRERAERHRMIARLNEDPFDVEAQRKIEEMIRQERVMENLQNAIEHNPEVFGYVHMLYLDVEVNGHKVKALVDSGAQATIMSPSCAEACGIMRLVDRRFAGIAKGVGTANILGRVHSAQIKIGPLFLPCSFTVMEGKTVELLLGLDMLKRYQACIDLAKNALVIQGEVVPFLGEADIPRDVEEQVQKEPTAPGPAGTTIGQRTGAVTAPGAPAPGSPVPQAEAPPAAPAAVPVQPSRPQPQQQQPSPQQQQQQQQQTSRFPREHIEQLKALGASEQQAIQALEATGGNVEYAASLIFEA; encoded by the exons AT GCGCATCACGCTCACAATCACAAACGCCGAAACCCAGGCGGACGACCAGGACCTCCTGTCTCTGGACGTCTACCCGGAGATGACCATCGAGACCCTCCGAAGCTCGATCCAAGTCGAAACCggccacccctccacctcccaacaCCTGTACCATAATGGCAAGCTCATCAACGACAATTCCAAGACACTGGCCGAATTGAACGTCGACGATGGCGACATGATGGCCCTCCACGTTCGCGACATCCGTGGTAGCACCGGAATCCCAACAGGACAGGGGGAAGCAGGACCATCTCGTCAGCAAGCGCAGGCGCCTTCAGGAGCACAGGACCCCGAGACCGTCCGTCTTCAGATTCTGGGCAACCCAGCTCTTCGGCGAGAGGTGGAGAACTCATCACCACAGTGGGCTGGTGCGCTGGACGATCCGGTCAGGTTCGCCCAAATCTTCAACAGCCAGTATGATGTTGAGAGGCGGGAGCGGGCTGAGCGCCACCGGATGATTGCGAGGCTGAATGAGGATCCGTTTGATGTGGAAGCTCAAAGGAAGATCGAAGAAATGATCCGGCAAGAGCGTGTCATGGAGAACCTTCAAAATGCCATTGAGCATAACCCCGAGG TTTTCGGTTATGTGCATATGCTGTACCTCGACGTCGAGGTCAACGGGCACAAGGTCAAGGCTCTTGTTGACTCTGGCGCTCAGGCCACTATCATGAGCCCGAGTTGTGCTGAAGCCTGCGGTATCATGAGGCTGGTTGACAGGCGGTTTGCTGGTATCGCTAAGGGTGTCGGGACAGCCAACATTCTCGGCCGTGTCCACTCGGCCCAAATAAAGATTGGccctctctttcttcccTGCAGCTTCACAGTCATGGAGGGTAAGACGGTGGAGCTCCTGCTCGGCTTGGACATGTTGAAGCGTTATCAGGCTTGCATCGACCTGGCCAAGAACGCGCTGGTCATCcagggggaggttgtgccCTTCTTGGGAGAGGCTGACATCCCGAGGGATGTTGAGGAGCAAGTACAAAAAGAGCCAACTGCTCCCGGTCCCGCCGGTACTACGATCGGCCAACGGACCGGAGCTGTCACTGCCCCAGGTGCTCCGGCTCCTGGTTCACCAGTCCCTCAGGCTGAGGCACCACCTGCTGCTCCCGCCGCAGTGCCCGTTCAACCCTCCCGGCctcagccacagcagcaacagccatcaccacaacaacaacagcagcagcagcagcaaacttCGCGATTCCCCCGGGAGCATATCGAGCAGCTCAAGGCTCTGGGGGCCTCGGAGCAGCAGGCTATTCAGGCCTTGGAGGCTACTGGTGGTAATGTTGAGTATGCTGCCAGCTTGATTTTCGAGGCTTAA
- the RRP8 gene encoding 25S rRNA (adenine645-N1)-methyltransferase (BUSCO:EOG09263YBT; COG:A; EggNog:ENOG503NYW7) has protein sequence MFPVKGLSISAEKLKIETENGAVPVNAAPAPASKPARKRKRPNQQNVTADNFADLWDQVIEHKEAPKPGTKPRSKQEAKRQKTDHQPAPKHTAQAEEKSEDNTPKKAKEQKQKKKSVAPSENAEDGFNGFDDEEDKTPKPTPAAAQDTATGKKNKKDKKQQPPKVDNDAQTRATAPPPKPAAPTPAPGPKLTPLQASMREKLISARFRHLNETLYTRPSKESFSLFSTSPEMFSEYHEGFRRQVEVWPENPVDIYISDIKTRAPLRQPPKSHPALPTAIPLPRDFSTKICTIADLGCGDAKLAATLQPLLKKSKLQIHSFDLQTGGNPLVTKADIANLPLEPGTVDVVVFCLALMGTNWTDFIEEAYRILRWKGELWVAEIKSRFSSPGGSGTTQPAKVVSHSVGNRRKNNKPNAKQLVEEEAADLAELAEHVDGDVPPVQKSSSTDISAFVAALQGRGFLLNRDMGEHAVDMSNKMFVRMSFVKAAPALVGKCSDPKALEREARFKEQREVEKKLGPNASRLGKDRGFGALGGFKDRKKERETRAEVVENRKKFVGTGREQREEEERKRREMAILKPCVYKLR, from the coding sequence ATGTTTCCCGTCAAAGGCCTGAGTATctcggccgagaagctcaagatcGAGACCGAGAACGGTGCCGTTCCGGTGAATGCCGCTCCCGCCCCGGCCTCGAAACCTGCAAGGAAGCGCAAAAGACCGAACCAGCAGAATGTGACGGCCGACAACTTTGCTGATCTCTGGGACCAAGTCATCGAGCACAAGGAGGCTCCCAAGCCAGGGACCAAGCCGCGGAGCAAGCAGGAGGCAAAGCGCCAGAAGACAGACCATCAGCCCGCCCCCAAGCATACCGCCCAAGCTGAAGAGAAGAGCGAGGACAACACccccaagaaggccaaggagcagaagcaaaagaagaagtctgTAGCCCCATCTGAGAACGCCGAGGATGGCTTCAATGGcttcgacgacgaggaagacaagACCCCGAAGCCCacacccgccgccgcccaagacaccgccaccggcaagaagaacaagaaagacaagaagcaACAACCCCCGAAGGTCGACAACGATGCCCAAACCAGagccacagcaccaccaccaaaaccagctgccccaacccccgccccaGGCCCCAaactcacccccctccaagcctccaTGCGCGAAAAGCTCATCTCGGCCCGCTTCCGCCACCTAAACGAAACCCTCTACACCCGCCCCTCCAAAGAatccttttccctcttttccacctcccccgaaaTGTTTTCCGAATACCACGAAGGCTTCCGCCGCCAAGTCGAAGTCTGGCCCGAAAACCCAGTCGACATTTACATCTCTGACATCAAGACCCGcgcccccctccgccaaccacccaaatcccaccccgccctcccaaccgccatccccctcccgAGGGACTTTTCCACCAAAATCTGCACCATCGCCGACCTAGGCTGCGGCGACGCGAAGCTAGCCGCCACCCTCCAACCGCTTCTCAAAAAGTCGAAGCTCCAGATCCACAGCTTTGACCTCCAAACGGGGGGCAACCCCCTGGTCACCAAAGCCGACATTGCCAACCTCCCGCTTGAGCCTGGGACGGTGGACGTGGTGGTTTTTTGCCTTGCGTTGATGGGGACGAACTGGACTGATTTCATCGAGGAGGCGTATCGGATTCTTCGTTGGAAGGGGGAGCTCTGGGTGGCGGAGATTAAATCCAGGTTTTCCAGCCCTGGCGGGTCAGGAACGACGCAGCCGGCAAAGGTTGTGTCACACTCCGTGGGCAACAGGAGGAAGAACAACAAGCCGAATGCTAAGCagcttgttgaagaggaggcggcTGATTTGGCCGAGTTGGCGGAGCATGTCGATGGGGATGTGCCCCCCGTTCAAAAATCGAGCAGCACGGATATTTCGGCTTTTGTGGCTGCGCtgcaggggagggggtttttgcTGAATAGGGATATGGGGGAACATGCGGTTGATATGAGCAATAAGATGTTTGTTAGGATGAGCTTTGTCAAGGCTGCGCCTGCGCTGGTGGGGAAGTGCTCTGACCCCAAGGCGCTGGAACGGGAGGCGCGGTTCaaggagcagagggaggtggagaagaagctggggcCGAATGCGAGTCGGTTGGGGAAGGATAGGGGGTTTGGGGCGTTGGGTGGGTTCAAGGataggaagaaggagagagagacgagggcggaggtggtggagaataGGAAGAAGTTTGTGGGGACAgggagggagcagagggaggaggaggagaggaagaggagggagatggcgattTTGAAGCCTTGTGTTTACAAGTTGAGGTAG